GTCCAGCCCCACCTCCGGCAGGGCGGGCGCCAGTCGCTTCAGGCAGGGCAGGGTAAGGCCGGCGGGGTCGGTGCCACCGAAGGTCAGCAGCAGGCGCCGGCGCTGGTCCAGGGGCGGCAGGGCCGCCCCCCGTGCCCGGCGGAACTCCGCCCGCAAGGGGGCATAGGCGGGGCCCAGCAGCAGGGCGGCATCCGGGTTGGCGGTGCCATAGGCGGTGGCGTCGATCACGGCACCCGGGTTGACCACCAGGCTGGCGTGCAGCGGCCGGGTGCCGGGCCCGTCGTCGAAGGCCATGACGGGCTGGCCACGCGTCGCCAGGGCGGCGCGATAGGGCTCAAGGAAATGGTAACCGTCCAGGATGACGGCACCGGCCCCGGTTTCCCGGGCGAGGTCGGCCAGGGCCTGTGCATCCGTCCCGGTCGCCGCCGGTCCCGGCAGGGCATCGACGGTGAAACCGGCCGCCGCCAGCCGCTGGGTCAGGGCGGGGGGTAGGTCCACGGCGGCGAAGCGGGGTGCGGCCCCCAGTTCCACCAGCGCCTCCGCCACCGCCAGGCAGCGCATGACGTGGCCGGTGCCCATGGATGGGGTGGCGTCGGCGCGGATCAGGATGGTGGTCAACAGAGGGCCTTTGGCATCGGGACCGGAATGGCCATACTATAGCACTCTAGCAAAGACTTTTTCTGGGGCGGGTTGCTGTGAAGGCCATCGTCGAAGGCGTGCGGATCAAGGGCTTCCGGGCCGTGGTGCCGAAGGAACGGCATTCCTATCTGGAAGACCACAGCCTGTTCACGGAAGAAGAATCCAGGAAGCTGTACGCCACCATCGGCGTGGCGGAACGCCGCCTGCTGCCCCGGCCCTACATGGCGTCCGACATGTGCGTGGCGGCGGCCGAGGGCCTGCTGAAACAGTTGGACTGGGACCCGGCCTCCGTCGATCTGCTGATCTTCGTCAGCCAGGACGCCGACTATGTCCTGCCCGTCACCGCGGCGGTCATCCAGCGGCGCCTGGGTTTGCCCACGACGGCCGCGGCGTTCGACGTGCCGCTGGGCTGTTCCGGCTT
The DNA window shown above is from Azospirillaceae bacterium and carries:
- the pseG gene encoding UDP-2,4-diacetamido-2,4,6-trideoxy-beta-L-altropyranose hydrolase, translated to MTTILIRADATPSMGTGHVMRCLAVAEALVELGAAPRFAAVDLPPALTQRLAAAGFTVDALPGPAATGTDAQALADLARETGAGAVILDGYHFLEPYRAALATRGQPVMAFDDGPGTRPLHASLVVNPGAVIDATAYGTANPDAALLLGPAYAPLRAEFRRARGAALPPLDQRRRLLLTFGGTDPAGLTLPCLKRLAPALPEVGLDVVVGGSNPNTACIQAAGARHPNVTVHVETPRMAELMRDAGLALSAAGNTLGELACLAVPTLLVVVVDNQVSSAGAVAAAGKAQVIDARGIISGGADKAAVADRTVNATLALWADAQARANLSLAIARSDDGQAVDGQGAVRIAKALLSLAM